The nucleotide sequence GGTCACCGCCTGCGACGTCGCAGTGCTCGATCTCGAAAAGCCCGGCTCGGGCGCGGAAGCAAAGCTTGAAGCCGAGATTTCCCGCGCGCTCGACAAGGGCGCGGAAGCGATCGTGCTGGGCTGCGCAGGCATGGCCGATCTCGCGCAAAAACTGTCGCGGAAATTCGGCGTTCCCGTCGTCGACGGCGTGGCGGCCGCGGTGAAGCAGGCCGAGGCGCTGGCCGGCTTGAAGCTGGCGACGTCGCGCCGCGGGTCGTACGCGTCGCCTGGCGCGAAGGCCTACACCGGGATATTGGCGCCGTTCGCGCCAAGGACGTCAAGCTGATTGCGGCGCGCCGTAGATCTTGTCGCGCAGCCGGCGCATGCCGCTGAGCCAGCGGTCGCGGTTGGAGGCCTTGCGCTGCATGTATTCGGCGACCTGCGGGTGCGACAAAATGAGAAAACGCTCTTCCGCCATCGCCTCGATCACCATGCGCGCCACTTCCGGCGGCTGCAGCACGCCGTCGACCCTCGCGGCGCTGGGGCCAGGCGTCGTCATGCCGGTTTGCACCGATTGCGGACACAGCACGGACACGCGGATGCCGCGGTCGCCATATTGAATGGCGAGATGCTCGGCGAGCGCTACCGCAGCATTTTTCGTCACGCCATAAGGCATCGAGTTCAGCGACGCCAGCAGGCCCGCCGCGGAAGCGGTGTTGAGGAGATAGCCGGAGCCGCGCGCGAGCATGCCCGGCACCAGCGCGCGCGCCGCGAACACATGGCTCATGACGTGCACGCGCCAGCTCACGTCCCAATCGGCGTCGGAGGCGGTCTCCTGTCCCTTGCGCGAGAGGCCGGCATTGGAAAAGAACACATCGACCGGCCCATACTTGTCCTCGGCCGCGGCGATCAGCGCCTTGATGTCTTCCTCCAGCCCGACATCTGCCGTGATCGGCAATCCGTCGATGTCGCCCGCCACCTTCGCCAGTCTGTCGCGCGAGGTCTTGAGGTCGGCGACGACGACGCCGCGCGCACCGGCCTCCGCATAGGCGCGCGCCACTGCTTCACCGATGCCGCTCGCGGCACCTGTGATGACACAGACCCTGCCTTTGACGTGCATGTTCGGTTCCGTTTCTTTTTCTCGAACGTGGGGCGAGAGTGATACGACCTCCGCTGCGCGGTCAACGCCGGTTTGCGCCGGCGATCAATTTTTTACCAGCACGCGCGCGGCGCTGGCGTCGGCTTCGCCAGCGTGCGATGACGACCGGGCGGGGCAGTCAGGATCGGGAGAATTGAAGGATGCTCGAAGTGCGGGATGAGTTGGCTATGACGGCGCCGCTTGCGGATGCCGTGGAGTGGACGAGCGAGGCGGCCTGGTCGCTCTACCGGCTGCCGTTCAACGATCTCTTGTTCAAGGCACAATCGACTCATCGCCGGCATTTCGATCCCAACCGCGTGCAGCTCAGCAAGCTGCTCAATATCAAGACCGGCGGCTGCCCGGAAGATTGCGGCTATTGCAGCCAGTCCTCGCATCATTCGACAGGTCTTGCCGCCTCGAAGCTGATGGAGGTCGAAAAGGTCGTCGCCGAGGCGCGCAAAGCCAAAGCCGGCGGCGCAACGCGCTACTGCATGGGCGCAGCATGGCGCAATCCGAAGCCGAGAGATATGGATGCCATCGTTGAAATGATCGGCGCGGTGAAAGCGCTCGGGCTCGAGACCTGCATGACGCTGGGAATGCTGGACCGCGATCAGTCCGACCGCCTCAGCGCGGCGGGGCTCGACTACTACAACCACAATATCGATACGTCGGCGCGCCACTACCCGCAGGTGACCTCGACGCGCAATTTTTCCGATCGTCTCGATACGCTGGAGAATGTCCGGCAATCCGGCATGAAAGTGTGCTGCGGCGGCATCCTCGGCATGGGCGAGGAAGAAGCCGACCGCGTCGAAATGCTGGTGACGCTTGCGAATCTGGCCGAGCCGCCGGAAAGCGTTCCGATCAACATGCTGATTCCGATCGCCGGCACGCCGCTCGCCGAGGCGGCGCCGATCGCGCCGATCGAGTTTGTCCGGATCGTTGCACTGGCGCGCATCATGATGCCGAGATCATATGTCCGCTTGTCGGCGGGCCGCTCGGCCATGACCGACGAGATGCAGGCGCTCTGCTTCTTTGCGGGAGCGAATTCGATCTTCGTCGGCGACACCTTGCTGACGGCCGGCAATCCCGAGGACGAGGCCGACCGAAAACTGTTCGCGCGGCTGGGACTGCAGGCGATCTGATCGGGTTTGGAAACGGCCCGCCCCTCAGCCCTGATAGAGGCGCTTGTCGCGCGCCTGGCGGATCGCGAGGGCCGCCATCATGTCGAGCATCGGCGTCGCAAGTCCGGCAGCGCGCGCGAACGCGGCGGGCGCGCGGACCAGCACGTCGATCTCCATGGCGCGGCCGAGTTCGTAATCCTGCAGGAGTGAAGGCTTGTGGTCCGGTGCGGGGCCGGAGCGCGCGACGCGCTTGACCTCGGGAAAACAGCTCTGCGCCACGCTGTTGGCCTCGTCGAGCAGGTGCGGCACGATGTCGGCGAGATCAGGATCGTCGCGCACGGCGCGCGCGGTCTGCCCGGTCAACAGGCACAGCACCGACATCGACATGTTGGTCAGCAGTTTCGACCAGATCGTCTCCCGGATCTGCGTGACCTCGGCCGACTCGATCGAAGCTTCGTTCAGCGCCGCGCGCAGTTTCGCGACCCGCTCGCTTGGGCGGTCGTCGCATTCGCCGATCAGGAGCCGGTTGCGGTCGGGCGAAAGGTTCGCGACCACGCCGGGTGCGACGACTTCGTTGGACGAAAACACCACGCCGCCGACAATAAGCGGCTTTGGGATGGCTGCACGCAGGCGTCCGCCGGGATCGAGGAAGGCCAGATCCGGCACTGGCGGATGCCCTGGTGAAAGCCCGATATCGTACCACCAGGGAATGCCGTTCTGTGCGAACACCACGGCGGTATCTTCGCCGAGCAGCGGCTGCAGCCCATCCGCGAGGCTGGAGAGGCTAGTTGCCTTCAGCGTGCAGATGACGGCGTCCTGACGGCCCAGCGTGGCCGGATCGCTCGATGCGCTCACCTTCGCCTTGAACTCGCCATTTCCAACACGCAGCGTCAGCCCGTTGGCTTTCACGGCATCCAGATGCGCGCCCCGCATCACGCAGGACACGTCATGGCCCGCCAGTGCGAGCCGCACCGCAAAATGGCTGCCGACGGCGCCCGCGCCGAAAACGCAAATCCGCATGGTAGAGGTCCTGCCGGAGGGATGGTCATTGCTAGTTTTCACAGGCCGTGATCAGGCGCAACCGGTCCGCCGCACAGGGCGGGTTGCGGAGGGTGCGGCCCTGGCGGCGCCGGGAACCCTGCCGTTCAGTCGGCGTTCATCCATGTGCCGTCAAGCTCGCGGCATAGCGACAATGGGACGTGCGGCGATGATGGGACGTGCCATGTCAAAGATCGCGATGGGAATTGCCGCCATTGTCTTCGCAACGATGCTGTCGGTGGCGGACTTTGCGATCGCGAAAGGTGGTCATGGAGGCGGCCACGGCGGTGGTCGCGGCGGCGGTCATCATGGCGGCGGTCATCATGGCGGCGGCCATCGTGGCGGGGGTCATGGCCACCATTTCGGCGGCCGGCATCATGGCGGCGGCCATTTTCATGGCAGGGCGGCGCATCACCGCTCATTCTCCACCCACCGCATGAACTTCGCAGGCGGTGGCCGCGCGCTGAACTCGCGCGCACTCGCCCGCAGCTATCGCCATACCGCAGCGCTGCATCGTCCCGCGGTACGGGCCAGCGTTACTGCGGGCGCGGCGCTCGCAGGGTGGCAATACGGACGGTCCAGAGGCGGCGGCTGGTGGCGCCACGGCAATGGCGGGTACGGCTGGGTTGGGCCGCTGTTCTGGCCGTTCGCCTATTTCGATATCTACGATTATGCGCTGTGGGGACCGCGTGTCGGCGCGCCGTTCTGGTACTACGGCTACGACGACATTTATGCCGGTCTGTTCAGCCCCTACGACTATCAGGGGCTTGCGGGCTACCTGCCGCCGCGTGGTTCTCGCGACGCCGGACCGGACCGGCTGGCGCTGTTATGCGGCGAGGACAGCCGCGACATCGCCGGCCTGCCGATCGACCTGATCGCGCAGGCGATCGAGCCGACCGAGGCGCAACGCGCAGCGCTCGACGATCTCGCCAATGCATCGGTGGCGTCGGCGCAGAAGATCAAGGCGGCGTGCCCGACCACAATCGCGCTGACGGCGTCCGGCCGGCTCGCCTCGATGCAGCAGCGCATCGAGGCGATGATATCAGGCGTCGCGACCGTGCAGCCGGCGCTGGACAAGCTTTACGGCCTACTGAATGACGAGCAGAAGGCGCGGCTGAACGTGATCGCTGAAGATCAGGAAAGGAAGACCGAGCGGCGCCGCAACAGGTCGGTTGCGCGGCCCTGTGACGTCACGCAATCCTCGAGCTTGCAATGGCCGGCCGAGGAGATCGAGGCGCGCCTGCATCCGACCGATGCGCAACGCACCGGCCTCACCGCCCTGCAGAAAGCCAGCACCAAGGCGGCCGACATGCTGGCCACCTCGTGCCGGCTCGAGGAAGCGGCCACGCCGCCGGTGCGGCTCGCCGCCGTCGGCAAGCGACTCGACGTCATGCTGGAATCGGTCAAACTCGTGCGCACCGCGCTCGATGATTTCTATGCGATACTGAGCGACGAGCAGAAGGCCCAGTTCGAGGCGATCGGCCCGCGGCGGACATCTCTTGCCGACAGGGCAGTGCAGCGGTACGGCCGCCGATAGATCGGCGGCGGTGACAACACCTGCGATCCCGGCCTATTGTCCGGCCCAACAAGATGCCGAATAAAGGGGCCGCTGAATGACTGCCAATCCGGTTTTGTGGGATCTCGACGCGCGCGGCGTCGCGACCGTTACGTTGAACCGTCCCGAGGTGAACAACGCCTATGACGCCGGGCTCATCAACGGCGTGCTCGCGGCGATGGATGAACTCGGCAGCAAGCCGAACCTTCGCGTCGTGGTGCTGAAGGGCAATGGCAAGCATTTCCAGGCCGGCGCCGACCTGAAATGGATCAACGGCGTGCGGCCTAAATCGGCCGAAGAAAATGAGGCGGTGTCGCGCGCGACGTTCGAAGCCGTGCAGCGGCTGAATACGCTGCCGATCCCGACGGTGGCGCTGGTGCAGGGCGGCTGCTTCGGCGGCGGCACCGGCGTGATCTCGGCGTGTGATGTGGTGGTCGCCGCCGATAACGCGCTGTTCTCGATTACCGAAGTGCGCTGGGGGCTGACCGCCGCGATCATCATCCCGCAACTCTGCGATGCCATCGGCGTCCGCCAAGTGCGCCGCTACGCGCTGACCGGCGAACGGTTTGGCGCGGAGGAGGCGCGGCGCATTGGACTGGTGCACGAGGTGGTGCCGCTGGCCGAGCTGGAGACGGCGGGCGCCAAGGTGGTCGAGCAACTGCTTGCCAACGGTCCCGAGGCGCTCGCGGAAACCAAGCGGCTTGCCATGGAAAGCTCATTCGGCGGCATGGACGTGGACGATGAGGCCTATGCGCGGCTGGTCAAGATGCATTCGGACAGGCGGCAGACCACGGAGGCGTCGGAAGGGCTGGCGTCGTTTGCGGAGAAGCGGGCAGCGAATTGGAGCGACGCATAGGCGTTAGGCGCTGCCACGCTCAATGACGTTTCTTGCAGGAGTATCGGATTTGCCTTCCAAACGCATCGCCGTTGCCGGGTTGGGGGAGATCGGCAAAACCGTGGCGCGCAAGCTGGCGCAGGGGTTGCCGGGGCTTGCTCTCGTGGCGATCGTGGCAAGGGACCAGGCGAAGGCGAAAGCGTGGCTTGATCGCGAAGGCATCGCCTGTCCGCTGGTCCCGCTCGATGAACTGCCTGACCATGCCGATCTCGTGGTCGAGTGCGCACCGGCGGCGATTCTTGACCAGATATGCCGGCCGATGCTGGGCGCCGGCAAGCAGGTCATGGTGCTGAGCGCCAGTGCGCTGCTGCCCCGTCCCGATCTCGTCGATCTGGCCCGGGCGCATGGCGGCCAGATCATCGTGCCGACCGGTGCCTTGATCGGCTTCGATGCGGTATCGGCTGCCGCCGAGGGCACCATCAATTCGGTGCAGATGATCACGCGCAAGCCGCCCCGCGGTCTCGCCGGCGCGCCCTATCTCGTCGAGAACGGGATCTCCATGGAGGGGCTGACATCTGCCCTCTGTGTGTTCAGGGGCTCGGCGCGCGACGCGGCCGCGGCGTTTCCCGCCAACGTCAATGTCGTGGCGGCGCTGTCGCTCGCGGGCATCGGCCCCGATCGCACGACGATCGAAATCTGGGCCGATCCGGCCGTGACGCGCAACTGCCATCAGATCAGGGTGGAGGCCGACTCGGCCTCGTTCACAATGTCGATCGAGAACGTCCCATCGGAGAACCCGAAGACCGGCCGCATCACGGCGCTCTCGGTGATCGCGGCGCTGCGCAAGCTGACTTCGCCGCTGCAGGTCGGGACTTGAGCCCTTATGCGCTCTACAGCGTCGGCGAGAGCGCGCGTTTCAATTGCTGAAGCAGCGCCTGCACGGCGGCTGCGTTGACGCGCCGCTCGGGAATCGTTGCCTTGACCCACAAATCGGGGATCGGGAATTCGGGCAGCACGGCCTGCAGCGACCCGTCGCGCAGCGCGTCCGCTGCAAGATAATGCGAAATGAAAGCAATGCCGTTTCCGGCGATCGCGCTTTTCACCAGTACGTGACCCTCGTTCGAATTCAACAGCGGGCGTACCTGAATGGTGATGCGGCCGCGCGGGCCGTCGAATATCCACTCGGGTCCGGTCGGAAGAAAGCTCAGGCAGCGGTGTTCGACCAGATCGCGCGGGTGCCGCGGTGTGCCGTGTGATTTGAGATAGGCGGGCGCTGCGCACAGCAGGCGCTTGAGCGCGCACAAGGGCTCATCGACGACACCGCCGAACGAGTGCGGAAATGCGCCGATCGCAACGTCAAAACCTTCCGTGACCGGATCGACCGGCCGGTCGATCAGCACGACTTCCAGTTTCAGCCGCGGATTTTCCGTCTGGAAGGCGCTGAACACATCGGCCAGCCGGGCGATGGTCAGCGATGTCGGCGCCTTGATGCGCAGGTGATCGATCAGGTCATGGTCCTTTTCGCCCATGCGCGACAGAAGATCGCCGACGTCAGCCACCACGCTGCGCGCGCGGTGCACATATTGCTGGCCGGCTTCGGTCAACCGCAATTGACGGGTCGACCGATGAAACAGCGCGATGCCGATCTGATCTTCGAGCTGGGTGACGCGCTTGGCCACGACCGACGTCGAGACCTTCAGCTTGCGGGCGGCCGCCGAGAAGCCGGCGGCGTCGGCGGTCGCCAAAAAGGCCTGGAGATTGACGAGCGTATCCATCCACTTTTCTCGATTCGAGAAAGCTGATCGTGTAATTTGCCCGATTGTAGTCCGTTTCGCGTTAATTCATAGTCCCACGAAACAAAATCATCAGGGATGGGATCGCTGCCGTGTCGGCAAAAACGATTGAAGAACCCGCTCGCCAGATTCCGCTGTACGGCGAATATGAAGTCGTCGTCCTCGGTGGCGGGCCCGCGGGCATCGCCGCTGCGGTTGCTGCCGCGCGCGCAGGCCGCCGTACGCTGCTGATCGAGCGCTACGGCTTTCTCGGCGGCATGGGCACGGCCGCGGGGGTGACGAATTTCTGCGGGCTGCACGCCAACGTCCATGGCGAGATGCATCGGGTGGTGCAGGGCATCGCCTCCGACCTGCTCGCGCGCATCGACCGGCTCGATGGGCTCAACACGCCGCATCTGATCCTCGGCAAGATTTTTGCGCAGGCCTACGACACCGCGGCCTACAAGATCGCGGCGGATGATTTGCTCGCCGCGCACAAGGTCGACATTCTCTTCCATGCGCTGGGCGCCGGCGTGGTGATGGATGATGAGAAGCGCATCCATGCACTGGTGGTGGAGACCAAGGCCGGGCGTCAGGCGGTGCGCGCCGGCATCTTCATCGATTGCTCGGGCGATGGCGATCTGGCGGCTTGGGCGGGGGCGCCGTTTGAGGTCGGCGACAATGCCGGCGGCATGCTCTACCCCTCGATGATGTTTCGCCTCAACGGCATTGATCCGGAGAAGGCGGGAGAAGCGTGGCGGACCATTCCGGCGCTGATGGAAAAGGCGGAAGCGGCGGGCACGCATCGGTTTCCGCGCAAGACCGCAATCGTGCGGCCGCAGCGCTCGGCGATCGAATGGCGGGTGAATTTTACTCAGCTTGCGCGCGAGGACGGCAGAGCCGTCAGCGGGATCGACCCCGACCAGATGACGCGCGGCGAAATCGAGGGACGGCGGCAGGCTCTCCAGGCGTTCGAATTCCTGCGCACGGTGCCCGGCTTCGAAAAATCCTACATTGTCGATTTGCCGCCGCAGCTCGGCATCCGCGAGACACGGCGCGTGATTGGCGGCTACATGCTGTCGGGCGAGGACGTGCTCGGCTGCGCCTCGTTTGAGGATTCCATCGGCGTCAATGGCTGGCCGATGGAACAGCATGTCGCGGGCGATGTGACGTTCACGTTTCCGCCGATCCCGGAATCCCGCGGCTTCAACGAATTGCCGTATCGCATGCTGGTGCCCGAAGGCATAGACAATCTCCTGATGGCCGGGCGCTGCGCCTCGATGACCCATGAGGGCCAGTCGGCAGCGCGGGTCTCCGGCGCCTGCTTTGCGATGGGGGAGGCGGCAGGCTCCGCGGCGGCACTGGCGCTGTCGGGCAATACGATTCCACGCGACATTGCGGTTGAAAAGTTGCAACAAAGCCTGAAACAACAGGGCGCGTTCATCGGGCGGGACCAGAGCGTGCCCGAGGGGCTATAAAAGGGTTACGGAGGAGACCGGATGACGAAGTTTGCACGGCTCGCGCTGGCGGGTCTGTTGGCCATTGCGGCAAGCGGGATCGCACGGGCCGATGACGCGCAAAAGGCCAAGATCGGCGTGCTCAGGCTGTCGTCGTCGGCGCCGGTGTTCATTGCGCAGGACAAGGGCTATTTCCGCGAGGCAGGCCTCGATATCGAACTGAAATTCTTCGACGCGGCGCAGCCGATCGCGGTGGCGACGACCTCGGGCGATGTCGATTTCGGCATCACGGCGTTTACCGCCGGCCTCTACAACCTCGCCGGCAAGGGCACATTGAAGGTGATCGGCGGCATGAGCCGCGAGAAGGCCGGCTATCCCCTGATCGGCTACTTCGCCAGCAATAACGCCTATGCGGCGGGGCTGAAGACGCCGAAGGACCTTGCGGGCAAGCGCATCGCGGTGACGCAGGTCGGCTCCAGCTTTCATTATTCGCTGGGGCTGCTCGCCGACAAATACGGCTTCAAGCTTGCGGACGTGAAGGTGCTGCCGCTGCAATCGTTATCGAATGCCGCGGCGGCGCTGAAGGGCGAAACCGTCGATGCCGCACTGCTGCCGATCTCGACCGCGCGGGCGCTGGTGGATTCCGGCGGAGCAAAGTTCCTCGGCTGGGTCGGCGACGAGACGCCGTGGCAGTTGGGAGCCGTGTTCGCCGCGCCGAAGACGCTGACCAACAAGGCGATGGTGACCAAGCTTCTCGCCGCATTGCTGCGCGCCGACCGCGAATATCACGACGTGATCCTGGCATCGGTGAAGGACGGCAAGGCCGACATCAACGACAAGACAAAGCCGTTGCTGGAAATCGTCGCCAAGTACACCAATCTGCCGGTCGAGCAGGTGGTCGGCAATTGCGCCTATATCGACCCCGACGGCAAGCTCGACGTCAAGAACGTCGACAACCAGATCGCGTGGCTGCAGGAGCAGGGTTTTGTCGACAAGGGGTTTGCAGCGGACGCGATCATCGCGAAGGAATATGTCAAGGCGGATTGAGTTCTCCGTCATGGCCGGGCTTGACCCGGCCATCCACGTCTTTGTGGCTGTTGGACCGTAAAGACGTGGATGCCCGGGACAAGCCCGGGCATGACGACCTAAGACGAGTTCTTGAGACGAGAAACCTGATGGACCTGATCGCCGATCAAATCAGCCACCGCTTCGGCGGCCTCGACGTGCTCGACAAGGTGTCGTTCACGGTTGCCTCCGGCGAGGTGGTCGCGATCGTCGGTCCCTCCGGCTGCGGTAAGAGCACGCTGCTGTCGATCCTCGGCGGGCTGCTGCGCCCGAGCGAGGGAGGGGCAGAGCTGCGCGGCGCACCGCCGGCCGACAGCCTCAATCCGCTGACCTTCGTGTTCCAGGATTTTGCGCTGCTGCCCTGGTGCACGGTGGAAGCGAACGTGGAGTTTCCGCTGGTCCATGCCGCACTCGACGCCGCCACGCGCCGCGCCGTCGTCGATGACGCGCTGCGCCGGACGGGCTTGTCCGATTTCCGCGGCGCCTATCCAAAGCAATTGTCGGGCGGCATGCGCCAGCGCGTCGGCATTGCCCGCGCGCTCGCGGTGCGGCCTGCGATCCTTTTGATGGACGAGCCGCTGTCGGCGCTGGATTCGCAGACCCGCGAATTGCTGATGGAGGATTTCATCCGCCTCCTGGCCGACGGGACAATGGGCGCGGTCTATGTCACGCATAATCTCGAGGAAGCGGTGCGGCTTGCCGACCGCATCGTGGTGCTGTCGCGTCGTCCGGGACGCGTCAGGGAGATCGTCGAAATCCCGATGACGCGCGCCGAGCGCGGTGCGATCGATGCGCGCGGCAAGTTGCTGGCGCTGCAGAACGATTTGTGGTCGCTGATCCGCGAGGAGGCGATTGATGCCGAGCGCGAGGTCCAGCATGCTTGAGCGCGCACCGTCGCAGGATAAACAACAGGAAGAGAGGGTATCGCGGCCGGTCGTCTTCCGCGGCGCGGGCTTCGTGCCGGGCGGTGGGCGCGCTTCGGGCTGGGTTGCGCTGGCGCTGGTGATTGCGCTCTGGCAGCTCGCCGGCAGCGCCGGCTGGGTCAATCCGCTGTTCCTGCCGGCGCCATCGGCCATTGCGGTTGCGATCTACAAGCTCGCGATATCTGGTGCGCTCTGGCAGCATGTATCGGCTTCGGTCGTTCGGATCGGCAGCGGCTGGCTGCTCGGCACCGTGGCCGGCGTGATCGTCGGTTTTGCGATCGGGCTGTCGACGCTGGCGCGCGGCGTCGGCATCACCTTCATCTCGGCGCTGTTTCCGATACCGAAAATCGCGCTGCTGCCGCTGTTGATCCTCTGGCTCGGGATCGGTGAAGAGCCGAAGATTGCGACCATTGCGCTCGGCGTGTTCTTCTCCACCGCCATCTCGGTCTATAGCGGCGTCGATACGGTGCCGCGCAATCTGATCCGGATGGCGCAGAGTTTTAACGTGCCGTTCCACGCCATCGTCCGCCGGGTGATCTGGCCGGGCGCGCTGCCCTCGATCCTCGCGGGCTTTCGCATCACGGCCTCAGTCGCGCTGCTGCTCGTCGTCAGCGCGGAAATGATCGGCGCCCAGTTCGGCATCGGTGCCTTCGTGCTGCAGGCCGGCAATCTGATGCAGACTGATCAGCTATTGGCCGGGGTCGTCATCCTGTCGCTGTTCGGACTGGCGGTGGGGAAGGCGATCAACGTGCTGGAAGCAAGGCTGCTGCACTGGCGGTGAGGAGACTGATGCCGTCATTACGGGATGGTCCGAAGGACCAGACCCGGAATCTCGAGATTCCGGGTTCGATGCTATGCATCGCCCCGGAATGACGGCTCTCTCACTCACGCGTTCCCGCGGTCCTCGCGGAACAGGTCGAGCTTCTGCTGCACCGGACGGTCCGAGAACGAGAACAGCACCGCGTCGGTGTCGGCCTCGTGCGTGACCCAGTGCCAGCTCGGCACCACGAACAAGTCGCGCGCGCCCCACTCGAACGTCTGATCGCCGATCCGAGTGCGGCCCTTGCCCTCGATCGCGGCAAATACCGTGGCGTCGGTCGCGCGGTAGCGCGCGGTCTTGAAGCCCTTGGGCAGCAACTGAATGAAGGTGCCGATCGTCGGCATCGCGAAATCGCCGGTCTCAGGATTGGAGAATTTCAGCTTCAGGCCGTGGCAGGCGTCCCATTCATTGCGCGTCTTGGCCAGCTCCAGCGCCTCGCGCGTATGATGATAGGGATAGTTGAAGATCGGCGAGGTCTTGGATTTGCGCTTCTCGTCGACCGGCAGCAAATTGTGGCCGTAGCGGGCAAAGCTGTCGCCGGCGGGTTTTGAGATCTTCTGCTGGTCCTCGTTCGAGCCTTCGGCAAAGGACGCATCGAAGAACTGCACCATCGGGATGTCGAGCCCGTCGAGCCAGAACATCGGCTCGGATGTTTCGTTGGAATGATCGTGCCAGGTCATCGACGGTGTGATGACGAAATCACCGGGCTCCATCGCGGTGCGCTCGCCGTCGACGGTGGTATGGGCGCCCTTGCCTTCGAGCACGAAGCGCAGCGCCGACTGGCTGTGCCGGTGAGCCGGGGCGACGTCGCCCGGGACCACCATCTGCACGCCGGCAAACAGCGATGTCGTGACCTTCGACTGGCCGCGCAGGCCGGGATTCTCCAGCACCAGCACCCGCCGCTCGGCTTCCTTGGCGGTGATCAGCTTGCCGGCTTCGGTCATGTATTCGCGGATGGAATCGAACTTCCACAGATGCGGCCGGCAGGCGCTTCGCGGCTCCGGCGTGACAAGATCGCCCAGCACGTTCCACAATGCGGAGAGATTTTCGCCGTCGATCTTCTTGTAGAACGCTTCGCGTTCCGGCGTCTTCTGCACGGCTTCCATCGCCAAGCCTCCCATCATTTTTGTATCGTCTACGGATTGACAGTATACTTACAATGTGGGTAGCGTC is from Bradyrhizobium sp. AZCC 2176 and encodes:
- a CDS encoding SDR family oxidoreductase is translated as MHVKGRVCVITGAASGIGEAVARAYAEAGARGVVVADLKTSRDRLAKVAGDIDGLPITADVGLEEDIKALIAAAEDKYGPVDVFFSNAGLSRKGQETASDADWDVSWRVHVMSHVFAARALVPGMLARGSGYLLNTASAAGLLASLNSMPYGVTKNAAVALAEHLAIQYGDRGIRVSVLCPQSVQTGMTTPGPSAARVDGVLQPPEVARMVIEAMAEERFLILSHPQVAEYMQRKASNRDRWLSGMRRLRDKIYGAPQSA
- the bioB gene encoding biotin synthase BioB encodes the protein MTAPLADAVEWTSEAAWSLYRLPFNDLLFKAQSTHRRHFDPNRVQLSKLLNIKTGGCPEDCGYCSQSSHHSTGLAASKLMEVEKVVAEARKAKAGGATRYCMGAAWRNPKPRDMDAIVEMIGAVKALGLETCMTLGMLDRDQSDRLSAAGLDYYNHNIDTSARHYPQVTSTRNFSDRLDTLENVRQSGMKVCCGGILGMGEEEADRVEMLVTLANLAEPPESVPINMLIPIAGTPLAEAAPIAPIEFVRIVALARIMMPRSYVRLSAGRSAMTDEMQALCFFAGANSIFVGDTLLTAGNPEDEADRKLFARLGLQAI
- a CDS encoding ketopantoate reductase family protein is translated as MRICVFGAGAVGSHFAVRLALAGHDVSCVMRGAHLDAVKANGLTLRVGNGEFKAKVSASSDPATLGRQDAVICTLKATSLSSLADGLQPLLGEDTAVVFAQNGIPWWYDIGLSPGHPPVPDLAFLDPGGRLRAAIPKPLIVGGVVFSSNEVVAPGVVANLSPDRNRLLIGECDDRPSERVAKLRAALNEASIESAEVTQIRETIWSKLLTNMSMSVLCLLTGQTARAVRDDPDLADIVPHLLDEANSVAQSCFPEVKRVARSGPAPDHKPSLLQDYELGRAMEIDVLVRAPAAFARAAGLATPMLDMMAALAIRQARDKRLYQG
- a CDS encoding Spy/CpxP family protein refolding chaperone, which encodes MNFAGGGRALNSRALARSYRHTAALHRPAVRASVTAGAALAGWQYGRSRGGGWWRHGNGGYGWVGPLFWPFAYFDIYDYALWGPRVGAPFWYYGYDDIYAGLFSPYDYQGLAGYLPPRGSRDAGPDRLALLCGEDSRDIAGLPIDLIAQAIEPTEAQRAALDDLANASVASAQKIKAACPTTIALTASGRLASMQQRIEAMISGVATVQPALDKLYGLLNDEQKARLNVIAEDQERKTERRRNRSVARPCDVTQSSSLQWPAEEIEARLHPTDAQRTGLTALQKASTKAADMLATSCRLEEAATPPVRLAAVGKRLDVMLESVKLVRTALDDFYAILSDEQKAQFEAIGPRRTSLADRAVQRYGRR
- a CDS encoding enoyl-CoA hydratase-related protein, with protein sequence MTANPVLWDLDARGVATVTLNRPEVNNAYDAGLINGVLAAMDELGSKPNLRVVVLKGNGKHFQAGADLKWINGVRPKSAEENEAVSRATFEAVQRLNTLPIPTVALVQGGCFGGGTGVISACDVVVAADNALFSITEVRWGLTAAIIIPQLCDAIGVRQVRRYALTGERFGAEEARRIGLVHEVVPLAELETAGAKVVEQLLANGPEALAETKRLAMESSFGGMDVDDEAYARLVKMHSDRRQTTEASEGLASFAEKRAANWSDA
- a CDS encoding aspartate dehydrogenase, whose amino-acid sequence is MTFLAGVSDLPSKRIAVAGLGEIGKTVARKLAQGLPGLALVAIVARDQAKAKAWLDREGIACPLVPLDELPDHADLVVECAPAAILDQICRPMLGAGKQVMVLSASALLPRPDLVDLARAHGGQIIVPTGALIGFDAVSAAAEGTINSVQMITRKPPRGLAGAPYLVENGISMEGLTSALCVFRGSARDAAAAFPANVNVVAALSLAGIGPDRTTIEIWADPAVTRNCHQIRVEADSASFTMSIENVPSENPKTGRITALSVIAALRKLTSPLQVGT
- a CDS encoding LysR family transcriptional regulator; the encoded protein is MDTLVNLQAFLATADAAGFSAAARKLKVSTSVVAKRVTQLEDQIGIALFHRSTRQLRLTEAGQQYVHRARSVVADVGDLLSRMGEKDHDLIDHLRIKAPTSLTIARLADVFSAFQTENPRLKLEVVLIDRPVDPVTEGFDVAIGAFPHSFGGVVDEPLCALKRLLCAAPAYLKSHGTPRHPRDLVEHRCLSFLPTGPEWIFDGPRGRITIQVRPLLNSNEGHVLVKSAIAGNGIAFISHYLAADALRDGSLQAVLPEFPIPDLWVKATIPERRVNAAAVQALLQQLKRALSPTL
- a CDS encoding FAD-dependent oxidoreductase; this encodes MSAKTIEEPARQIPLYGEYEVVVLGGGPAGIAAAVAAARAGRRTLLIERYGFLGGMGTAAGVTNFCGLHANVHGEMHRVVQGIASDLLARIDRLDGLNTPHLILGKIFAQAYDTAAYKIAADDLLAAHKVDILFHALGAGVVMDDEKRIHALVVETKAGRQAVRAGIFIDCSGDGDLAAWAGAPFEVGDNAGGMLYPSMMFRLNGIDPEKAGEAWRTIPALMEKAEAAGTHRFPRKTAIVRPQRSAIEWRVNFTQLAREDGRAVSGIDPDQMTRGEIEGRRQALQAFEFLRTVPGFEKSYIVDLPPQLGIRETRRVIGGYMLSGEDVLGCASFEDSIGVNGWPMEQHVAGDVTFTFPPIPESRGFNELPYRMLVPEGIDNLLMAGRCASMTHEGQSAARVSGACFAMGEAAGSAAALALSGNTIPRDIAVEKLQQSLKQQGAFIGRDQSVPEGL